The genome window ATTATTGTGTTAAaaaccacacacacccacacccacccccaccccccacacatCATATATACCTGTAATGCCGGGTCCGGCTGATTTGAGCTGTCCGTTACTTGTATGTTGTGCTATTTGCGTTAGGCCTTTAATCTAAGCAAAGATAAGATTTGCATTTAATGCGTTTAATGGTATGGTCATCTATACGGAAAAGAACTCCAAAGTCAACAGTCTTAGTACGAAGACTCAGATACGTACAGTTAGGATTGGGCTCTAGAGTATGAAATAAGTTTTAGGGTTGTGGCTATGgttttgaatattttgaattACTTTGGTTTCAAGATGATTTTAGAACTTTATTGTATATACGAACATGTACCTTCAACTTCGCAAACCTACCTCAATCAATTTCGACTGCAAATTTTGAGCATGTTGCTGACTGAAGTATGGTCGATATAGAAGCTGGAAACTATCCACGAGATTTAAAATGGCAGTCCAAAATGCCTCCCATGTCTTGTCATCAAGATAGAAAAGGCTATTTGCTTTTAAGTGTTTCAGATGGGTCCATATATTTAACATCTGAAAAATATAAACATAACTTACGAAGGATATAGCCATTTTCTGGGCCAAATATATACTTgtaattattttatcttgtaaaGAGTGGTCTTTCCTTTCtttataatgtgatgcgatcaggcaaaatcagtcggaattcggaaatattgattttgagatgtagccaaaaaatggaaacatttctttttgtttccttttgtttaagaaacgaaactctttaattgctcatatctttcgaactggttgctcaatttcaatgggattttcttcaaaatgcagcttttaaatgccttttactaccctataagaaactgaaaatttattatttccgatttccgactgattttcttgatcgcatcacatattgcttCCAATTCTCTAATGTCGTCACCTTTGTTATTATTTGAATATGATTGTAATGATGTTGATTATGATTATGTGCTTAATAATGAACAgatagatgaatgaatgaatgaatgaatgaatgaataaataaatgaatgaatgaattattaatgaatgaatgaatttatttATCCACGTCTTTATTCCTACCTGTAATATGTTTTCCAATAGGGCCTGATCACCAAGATGAAATACTTTCAATTTACTCATGATCACCAACAATGATTCAAGGTCATAATCCTCCAAGGTCACAGAAGTCTGATTTACTGGTACCGTGTGTACGAATACCTTGATGACTTCCAAAGGATCTTTGCTGAACACTGTCGGATTTACATTGTTCCATTGAAGAGACTCAATGGCAGACGATGGATATACCTCAGCCTCGATAGCTGCCACCCAATCAATACATCCCTGACAGGCGTTGTTTGCGACAGACGGCTTCTTGTTTTGTGGACATTGGGTAGGAGTGAAGCATGGTGGTATATTCGGTGCAGTTTGTTGATGCCATTGTTCGATAGCATTTTGAAGGTACGGTGTTATTGCATATAAGACTGCTTCTATTCCGGTTTGACAGGAAATTAAGTTCTCTGTAGGTTTTGCACTCATGTTGTCTTCGAGGCTTAAGTtctctaaaaataataataagttaTTAAACGAGACGTTTGTTGTAGACTTTctcattaaggttagcaactattttaaactgttgcgatttggtagttcacagtatcttgcgaatgatagtgaaaatgcaaaaattgcattgatcatttcatagcgagtgtagaAGAATTCCAATATTACAGATATAGTATTGTAAGTCCTGTCGTTCTTGAgttgtgttgtaaagagggctgaaacaacaaacacttttgtaaaaacaaacaataaatcaagcagtcTTGCAACATGATTACGTGATTTCAGAGCATTCCTATTAAACCTAGCAGCTTCAATATCGCCAGTTATTCTTTCGTGTAACCTCTTGACGATTCGACTAAACATTATGGTTTTTTAAAGTatacatgatttgtagaatgaactattgcaaaacatcaaagtgttatttttcaataatttattgactagaataatgaaaatcgatgacaatgcatcgtgtacccttaaggaTTGACCTCAAGACTCACTGACTGCAAGCATGTTCTTGGTCCTGGTATGAAATAACGATTCCTGTAATATAATTGTGAAATTCCAATTAAAAAGCAAGTTGCTGTTGATGAAAATAAttgtaataataacaataatcgcAATAATAATAAACTCACTTACTATATGTATATGAAGTTGATTTCCATTATCCGGATGTCCTGATTTCCATTTGGTCACGATCGGTCCACGAGAAATCACCTTCCGATAATTGTGTGTAATAACACTAAATTTATACTTGTCTGGGTGTAGAATTTGTATCATATATCCTTACCTTTCCGCGATCTGGAGACAGAGGTAGTCTATTATCTACCTATCAATGTAATGTGTAAATAATGTACCTGTCTTTATCTTTAAGATAATTTAAGTTAATAAGAACATACAGTGCATCTTCAAAGATTCTTAAGGTCCAAAGTTCAAAAATTTACACGATCTCTTATCACCAAACTGCTACCCTAGAGCGCTTGAAACGACATttaacataaaaatgtaaaatgataTAGCTCACAATTATTTCCGATAGAAACTGTAAAATGTTACTAGTAAATACacccatattcatgatattggcgGAGATGTAagacatatacagggtgtcccaaaaagaggcccctcattgcgccttcTTTTTCTTCactttctgaaaagttgattaaatatattttggtatgtaaagaaacttttaatcgttagctttaataaaccaaaacaagtatttcaatcggctcaaaacttttgaagatatgcccttttgaataaaaggacccgttttcactctgtccacggataacaaacagagtggttgggatggctcatgctgtggagtggcctgcacgatcaccagacctcacaccacttgatattttcctttgtggcaaaatccaagatcttcgcaaacgtattactgaatgcattcgcaagtatccggcgcacaaagatggtacgcaacgcaattgatgcaatgcggaccagggctgaaacctgtattcgccaaggaggcaaccaggtagaggtaACTCAATTcaaacaaaccaaacagcctttaaGTTTTAGGGcgccttttatcctaaaaagagaattgacttatgaaaaaaagaagcaaaaaacaacaaagtaagaaagtaagaaacgtaataaaataaaaaggcataaatgaccaagaaaaaataagcaaaagaagtcccattcggcatccattttacccacaaattaatgacacaatTAACAATctattgcccataaacccaccggtaaagcccattccataaataaagttattttatttttataaagttatcattgaggaatgcttgatattcatgcatggtatccGTACTAAAGTAGCTAAatcttctccgtggacagagtgaaaaacgggtacatttctttaaaagagcatatcttcaaaattgtgagtcgattgatataattgttttggtttataaaattatagcgcattggtgacaagtaagatatgtatattataggggcaacgactacaactactgcactggaaattttatttcagcacagacaacagttgtggagttacagtaaaaaatgagggaaaaccaattttgatcaataaatcaataactacttgccttgagttgctgaattttcagtgcagtagttgtagtcagtgcccctattatatacatatcttacttgtccccaatgcactataatttttgagaaaaatgcaaaaataggcacaacattggccaggggtgtagtactcccttaaagctaacgactcgagaaataaagtttaatcaatgtggtaaattaaatatgagaaaggtttttaacacaagtcaacacatacataaatgacagccagtgaaaaaatttcactgactgtcatttatgtatgtgttgacttgtgttaaaaaccttctCATaactaacgactcaaggtttctttacatatcaaaatatatctgatcaacttttcaataaaaattcctttaaaaggaatagggcgggcaaatgaaaaattgtctagagaaatgaaagaatgagtaagtcttcacaattaaaaacagggaaaatatgacacaacatcgatttccaatggggaataacacaaaacgtataaacaaagttaaaagagcttttaactttatacgtttatacgtttgttattcccccactGGAGGTTGTGTcacattttccctgattttaatcttatctattgcttatcctttgttctctgctggtcagttggaacagattttccctgtttttatattaacccttcacatcataacagaagacgttttatgttaacattttatataaaacattgttataaaacttttgtagataatagttatttaaaacattttcgtaatcatacctagagttttttttatcatcagatagaaagacttctgctcatcttctctggtgagacaacagggctggggtatctttccatatcaaagtttaaaaatctgtcatatcaatttcctcaatatgttgttttgatacaacttatgaggggaaaagtttgattttacaatatttcgatattattttttaactttgtaactttattatgactaacataactgtatttcaaagcgtcaaactatatcattattttgtcccaacaaaaataatccagggaatagaatattcattcatatgtttatttattttattcaacctgggccatttctactggtgcacatgcattctaataatttgtctataataccttatacaagcatcagcaagcactatttgtcacaagatttgaaaagtaaatagcctatgtacacactgaacacaatgtacatacaagctgtatttaagtacatgccgaagctgtcagtacagtataaaatgatatatatgaccttccaatgctattaatttagcccaaagattaggaaaactagcaaaactggtgaactggtactgttcaaataaaaacatctgcaaatcttgctgcaatttccaaatagtatttctagtacttaaataattatttttgttatttctttaaaaaaacccacattactgcctatgacgactttatcgtattacttacatatcaaaatcaagtaataattacaaaactcgccgtaaactatcacctctgtgggtgtttgggatataaccggcacgaatattttctcaacactgcggcatgtgaaaaagtaggtcaatagtcagagaatatagggcgggtgcggcacgccgcacccacccaaaaataggagaaaaagagggcgcaaataGGGGGCTTTTTTGACACCCTGTAGCTGCATGCAAGGTGTAATTCTCTAGCTATAGGTGTTACACTATGCCAGGTTAAGATAAGCGATATTTTTGGTTCTATTAAATGTGCTTTGTATTTAAGTCACAAACTACTATACCTTATCGTCAAAAGGCACTTTTAAACTATGCACCAAACGAagtttttttgtattgtatttataGGTATTATGAGTACCGGGAACGTTATTCTCTTTGTTATATGATCGAAATGTGGTTGCAGTTCATAGTCATAATTAGCGACTGTTCTGGTTTCATTGCTTTAGAGTTTTTGGAAAATGGAATCATCTATTATAGGCAGTTTGGCCAATTtataaggctaaaaacttttacggtcTACATTATTTCGGGACGATGTTTTTTGCAATGCAAAGAATAGGGTCATCCGCACCCAATAAAACggcgaattttgtttttgtttacgttaaggggccAAATTAAGCATTGAAAGTACAGTGCGGCCAATTCACCTTCATATTAAAGGttgccatatttttttcactCGCAGGTTATTTTTGTCTGATATCCGGTTACTCATATATCATAACACAGAAGTAGCTCATCAATATTCAATCTTATGTTGATTGTTGGCCATACACATCTTGAGCCTATTTTAGTGGCTATTATCGTATTTACATATGTTGACCTCTATTTATGAGTTTATTCATAGAAGTTCGTTTACCCTATGTGGACTCTTtctttttttgctgttttttgtatgctgttgtTGTAATGTGTATTCCTGCAAGGGAGATGTTATTAATATAGAGCCTATTTTAGTAgtcattatcttatttacataatgattCTGACCTCTAttcatgagtggtgattcaatCGGTcggttctctttaaattgcaaatcttatgcaaaaagttactgatttcgcctgttttgtcatacggttgtaaatttaatgaactatgactttgttaaagagcgcttacaaattgttatgaaccgcgaaagacgggtaaTCTGCTAGTATTAAAAaatcgttaagggggtactacacccctgtggtaaatttgtgactatttgtccatttttctcaaaaaataataataatagcaaggtatccaattactacactgaaatttcagtgactgaagacaagcggttcagtatatatgataggaaacgaggtacatcctagccgtACCTTATTTCTTACCATAAaaaacgaactgcttgtcttgggtcactgaaatttcagtgtagtaattggataccttgcccctataatttacataacttttgttaccactgtgttattagttttagagaaaaatgcaaaaatagacacaaatttatcgaggggtgtagtacccccttaagcttttCTCTGGTTATTGTTAGTGCTATTGCTACTATCGCTCCATTAATTAAATAATAACAATCCCTCGCAATGTTTGTTATTATAGGATTGAAATGAATATTACGCTAccattcaaatatatttttattattgttttatagtTATAGTTTTATTATTAAAGGCTTTTTATAACAACAAGTTCTTTATTAGTAATGTTTTCAAATGCATTGTGCTTGTATCATGTGAAATCAGGGCTGAAAAGGGGGACTTTTCCTATTAGAACGCTCAAGGCCACAGCCTCATAATACTTATTAAATAGCTAATTATATTTTCATAAAGCTTTTATGTTATTTGAGCCCTGCAGCAAAGTTATATTAGATTCCACAGACAAATTCTGATACCTATTACAATTACAATACAACCAAAGGTCCAAGAATATTAATTATGTGTCACGTCACTGTACACGGTTAGAACACATGTTAAAATTTTTAAGGTGACCAACCCAATAGTTTTAATTAACAATTGTGTGGAGCAAATGAAATTGCGCGCCACAAAAATTGTTAGAGCCTGCAGATAGGTACGCAGTGAGAGTACAAGGACAGCAGCGAGGAATGTTGTGTATTAATACTGAAACAAGGACAAGGGCAGTTGCTTTGTATATACCGCCAGCACCGAGATGATGGTAATATTGTTCTACATCTCGATATGGAAGGCCAATATGTTAAAAATTTGATTGGAACTAATTTTTGCACCGAGATGGTTGACGTTGCTTTTTAAGGAGACTGGTAACTTCAATTAATTTGTTGCGAACTTTGAACATTAAGATTACAAGAGAGACATTAAGATTACTATAGAGAGACTTCACTGTGACACAATGGAGTCATATAGCAATTCATCCCTCGACGACTTAATATGCAGGGGTGAAAGTTTCAGGAACGAGAGTACCCTCTCCGAAGAAGCGGTTATTGAGATGTATTTCTATTCCACTACTGACCGTTACATAATAACTGTGTTTTATCCCACCCTGTTAACGTTCGGACTTTTCGGTAATCTAGCGTTTTTAGCTGTGGTAGCTAAGATACCTTCAATGCGTACATTGACCAACGCGTATCTTGCTAATTTAGCAATATGTGACACAGTGTACATAATTACACAGGGTAATGACATTCTTGGAGATTACCTACGACATGCGCCATTAAATACAAAGTCACACAAAACCAATTTAGCTTGCATTATGAAAGCTTCAAGCCTTTATGTCACCATCTTTACATCAGTTTGTTTACTTCTCATCACAACGACCGAAAGATACCTAGCAATCTGCAGACCTCTTCAATACCGTTTCGTCGCTACCAAAGAACGAACTGTGAAACTGATCATTATATCCTGGGTATTGGGTGTCCTTTACTCTGGGCTTATTGTACCCAGATGGGGCAGGGTGACACTAGTATGCGTCCTGTGGCCAGATAGTGATCGTTTGTCGGATCTGCCATCCAGGTTAAGCTTTTTCTGCTCTCCTATCCATCCTTTCTTCGCTACATTCTCACTCGTAGCTCAGGCTGTTCCATTCATTATTGCAACAATCTTCAATACCATAATGTTCAGTCGAATCGTCAAGAGGTTACACGAAAGAATAACTGGCGACATTGAAGCTGCTAGGTTTAATAAGAATGCTCTGAAATCACGTAATCATGTTGCACGACTGCTTATTGTTACCAATGTGGTATTTTTTCTTTGTTGGGCTCCATATTTTTTCACTTCTCTTAATATCGCCATATTAGAACTTAGCGACTACCGCATTGGAATCAATATACCATACAATGAGCTCGTAACCTTGCTGTGGTTTGCCCGTGGCATGACGGTTGCAAACGCGACTACCAATCCACTCATCTACAGCGTGACCAATCCTAGATATCGCCATGCATTCTTGCAGTTATTTAGCAGGAGTTGCACGTCAGCAGGGCAGAAGAAAAATAGTAATACAACAGTATCTAAATTGtagaacatttatttatttttgaggaGACCTGCAACTTCAATTAACTTGTTGCAAACTTTAAACATTAAAATTACTAGAGCGACTTCACTGGGATACAATGGATACACATAGTAATTCATCCCTCGACGCCTCAATATACAAGGATGAAAGTTTCAGGAATGAGAGTACCCTCTCTGAAGGAGAGGTCATTGagaagtatttcttttccaccacGGACCGTTACAGAATCTATGTTTTATCCCATCCTGTTAACGTTCGGACTGTTCGGTAATGTACACAAATGTAGCCTTCAATGCGTACATTGACCAACGCGTATCTCGTCAATTTTAGCAGTATGTGACACGGTGTACCCaagaaacacaaaaacatttcaaaaacgtTTATATTTTGGATgctggtttaggtaaaacgttttaataacattaaatgtcatgaaaaaggtcatgaaaatgtttaaaaacgttttgtttgaaaacgcactacaacaatattttcaaaatgttttctaaaTAGTGTCGGAAATACTTTTTTGTAAAcaattgttgccaaatattttgtcaacacttaaataacattatgttaaaatatatgcAGTAGGTTAACAATTAATCatggtttttaatgttatgaaaacgtcgGGTTCattacatagtggcgtatcgtaaAGAAAActgtaaagtgcagaaaaacgagtttgaaaaaaaaagcgatTTAAAACAAGCTTGTGTTGTTGTGTTGTTGCAATAATTTCTATAAAAACTATTCCCAAGTGTTCAAAGCACCTTATTGTActatatttaaaacaaaccccgaaaaaaccccccaaaaaacaaacaaacaaaacaaaacgtcaTCAAGTATGTTATGTATTGGCATGATTGGCGTCGAACGTAATTCTTGTATAAATAATTAGGCTTTGTAATGAACGTCAATTTTGTTATCGTATTATATAAACGTATATGGGAAGCAATTTATACAAACACCTTGCTGACCTCCAATTATTTTAATATTGCTAACCTTTACATCATCATTAGAAAGTAATTCCTGTTgccataacttttattttatttattcattcgccTTTGTAACGATCTATAAAGACTAAAGGCCAAAATCACTTCTTGCAAGTTCACGCAAAGATACACAAATAACACACTGTTGTATAATTCTCGGGAACTAACTGAATTATTTAATAATGACAAGTGAAAAGTGACAAGTGAAGCATAATTGGTAAATGAACTTTACATAACTAcacaattataataatttatcAAATACAATGTTTACTTTTGACTAGATTCTCTAGTGACAACTGGGATCCACCTTTACCTCGGGATTGGTCGCTACTTCCTTCAATGCTTGCATCCCTCGATAACTGTTTTGCCCCACCCACGCCTTCTAATACACTAGAAACCCACAAAGGCGAGAAAGTACCAATTTTTGGCGAGAAATGGCGAGGCTAGGCGAGAAAGGGCGAGGAAAAGCGAGATAGCCTATTATAAAAGGCGAGGAATGACGAGGTTAtccttcaatattttaaaactcatagctcgatcaataaatttgtgtataggttaaggggtactacacccattgatttttttttgcattttttttttattttttgaagaaattacaaaaaaaattggacaaagtggtatgcaaaatgaaggggcaaatcttctcgttttattggtggtatcggtatcaatgtagcttacatgcttttacagatagaagccaaaaggaggtacatcactgatgatttaaattcacttcattttggaaagcttactatcaacggatttcgttaaaattttggatatgtgttgctaacacattagggaaataaagttgatatgtaaaatgggaataagtggttcctgatttcttttatgacttcatgaacttggtgctccacaactatcaaaaaggaactggttaaaatgcttctattttcaatgttgagctatattttgcatttttaacttgcgacattattgcactgaaacttaattaagccataggtaacaggttacaacaaccatactacagcaatgatgaaaaaaattgtatttcttgtcacctatacaaccatattgggtagttttccgtaagcttaagttttgtgattttggtaactattttatatttatttgtgaaatccgtctcaactaggcattctaaattgtactcaccatttacatcccaaggtatattagtatatccaccatgcacttctcgacatatatccagttaaagacagaatatcaaaattatgcctcatatgatatcacagactctcacatgtgtattcaaaattgatgcttaaatttgacctgaaccaattgacctataacctgacatacggtgacctaatagccttttcttctcctaacaactaatgactatgcacccattgtataagtgtttatttaatttattcagtgttatatcatggtaggtattttgcatgcaccactatagattttctatagagagtataacaaaggatttaatgtgttctattcatgtaccctacttgaacattttcaaaagaataaattatggtttgttatgaaacacagatctgagttactaggttacagtaaacaaaaaatatatagggctaaaatgacttactaaaattgttgaaattcactttatatgtagatatattttataagttcaggacatgaggtgataaacatatatatgtacttaataaatttgcaagaaaaaaaagaagaggggtactgatgaaaatcggggtattatatcgccttaaaaccatccaattttatttcTAATCTCACTTGTACAGAAGTAAGTTTTTTAAAACAATCAACTAGTTGATTTACTTACCTTCATCCTATTTAGTTGCTTGTACAATTTACTTAAATGTAGATTCATAACCTTACATCACAATCAATTTAGCAGTCCGGTTTGGAGAATTTTAATTTGGAGAAtttggaaaatgtgcatatttgccCGCTTTAGTTGTTCAAATTGCCCAATAATCCTGGTTTAAAACACACTCAATTTCCAATGTATTATTTGAACTAAACATTACAGCTGTATCATCTGCATATAAGACTACTTT of Amphiura filiformis chromosome 14, Afil_fr2py, whole genome shotgun sequence contains these proteins:
- the LOC140169191 gene encoding neuromedin U receptor homolog nmur-2-like; the protein is MESYSNSSLDDLICRGESFRNESTLSEEAVIEMYFYSTTDRYIITVFYPTLLTFGLFGNLAFLAVVAKIPSMRTLTNAYLANLAICDTVYIITQGNDILGDYLRHAPLNTKSHKTNLACIMKASSLYVTIFTSVCLLLITTTERYLAICRPLQYRFVATKERTVKLIIISWVLGVLYSGLIVPRWGRVTLVCVLWPDSDRLSDLPSRLSFFCSPIHPFFATFSLVAQAVPFIIATIFNTIMFSRIVKRLHERITGDIEAARFNKNALKSRNHVARLLIVTNVVFFLCWAPYFFTSLNIAILELSDYRIGINIPYNELVTLLWFARGMTVANATTNPLIYSVTNPRYRHAFLQLFSRSCTSAGQKKNSNTTVSKL